From the Psychrobacillus sp. FSL K6-4046 genome, one window contains:
- the addA gene encoding helicase-exonuclease AddAB subunit AddA, whose protein sequence is MKIPKMPDDLTWTPAQWKAIWATGSDVLVAAAAGSGKTAVLIDRLIQKVIAKENPINVDELLVVTFTNASAAEMRHRMREALEKAIALDPNSNHLRKQLTLLNKAQISTLHSFCLNIVRQYSYMLTIDPGFRIADDTEAALLRDDVLADILEEAYQTENPDAMYLLSDSFTSDRDDQSIEVMIDKLYTYARVHPEPKKWLLAIPEAYELDSNMTIDELPFIDPLKLSIIYQLEEAMALAEDIRKLANLPDGPAPLGETAINDQQLIQEAIRLLKMGSWQDTYYYFQGLKWGKAASIRKDSCDEELKKKATSKRNKAKKVVNDLKDKYFTRTPERLLEEMRLMAPHLKTLVNLAISYGERYTAAKNDRGLVDFSDLEHYALEILTDHDEDGNLVPSAIAKEYQERFKEVLVDEYQDTNNLQETILQLVKSGDELTGNMFMVGDVKQSIYRFRLAEPMLFLGKYRVFNEEPLESGVKIDLNANFRSRQEVLHGTNYIFQQIMGENVGEIDYDDAASLKPQAPYDDKDAAVELALLYEVEDGSAEVDADEEDFSSVDAEEELKKSQAEARYIISKIKEMITSGHTVYDPWKKKERPVQYSDMVILMRSMTWSQEVNEQFKEAGIPLYAELSKGYFEAIEVLIMLHTLRTIDNPYQDISLASVLRAPFVGLTESELALIRLAAPKESFYEALKLFVSSGGAGLSSETAEKLQRFLLQFEDWRDLSRRGSLADLIWQIYLDTHYYEIVGSMPNGKQRQANLRVLHDRAVAYEKTSFRGLFRFLRFIDRMRKRGDDLGAARSISEKENVVRLMTIHSSKGLEFPIVFLAGMGRPFNQMDFNESYLFDQNFGLAVKAIDPIKRISFTSLPFLAVKEKKQMELKAEEMRVLYVAMTRAKEHLFLVATIKDLAKTLDKWEDSQTLMSDEMIPDYKRAKAKGYLDWIGPALARHRDYSQLSQINEANIVEGPSKWNIVAKHIDELKVHQEEEKKEETSLQELLQLENPALLEDIKKIFDTHYEFEASTHKRSKQSVSEMKRLQLLSERHDEEFFGPTTTPLKSKVAKRPFFLQEGTKLTGAEAGTAVHAFMQHVDLSERKTAEQVLAFAGRLKEREIITNAEKEAINPEKMVPFFHSEMAERLRIAKNVMREFPFTYALVDQDGDKQIVQGVVDCLFQEEDGRWVLLDYKTDKVKHLQSNEDLLLKEMKNRYAIQLSLYEKAIEDILKVDIKERVLYLFDINNTVII, encoded by the coding sequence ATGAAGATTCCTAAGATGCCTGATGATTTAACTTGGACACCAGCGCAGTGGAAGGCCATCTGGGCAACTGGTTCAGATGTGCTCGTAGCTGCCGCTGCAGGTTCTGGTAAAACAGCTGTGCTCATCGATCGACTTATACAAAAGGTGATTGCAAAGGAAAATCCAATAAACGTAGATGAATTGCTAGTCGTTACATTCACAAATGCTTCGGCAGCAGAAATGCGTCATCGAATGAGAGAGGCGTTGGAAAAAGCGATTGCCTTGGACCCTAATTCCAATCATTTGAGAAAGCAGCTGACGTTGTTAAACAAAGCACAGATTTCCACCTTGCACTCCTTTTGTTTAAACATTGTGCGCCAGTATTCCTATATGCTGACAATCGATCCGGGCTTTCGAATAGCAGATGACACAGAGGCAGCTCTTCTGCGCGATGATGTGCTAGCAGACATCCTAGAAGAAGCATACCAGACAGAAAATCCAGACGCTATGTATCTATTATCCGACAGCTTCACCTCAGATCGAGATGATCAATCGATTGAAGTGATGATCGATAAGTTATATACGTATGCTCGTGTGCATCCAGAGCCAAAGAAATGGCTACTGGCTATCCCGGAAGCTTATGAGCTAGACAGTAACATGACGATAGATGAACTGCCATTCATCGACCCATTAAAGCTCTCCATTATTTATCAGCTGGAGGAAGCGATGGCGCTGGCAGAGGATATTCGAAAGCTCGCGAATCTTCCTGACGGTCCTGCTCCACTTGGAGAGACGGCTATAAATGATCAACAACTTATACAGGAAGCTATACGCTTACTGAAGATGGGGAGCTGGCAGGACACATATTATTACTTCCAAGGATTAAAGTGGGGAAAAGCTGCCTCCATTCGAAAGGATTCCTGTGATGAAGAACTGAAAAAGAAGGCTACGAGTAAGAGGAATAAGGCTAAAAAGGTAGTCAACGATCTCAAGGACAAATATTTTACGCGAACACCTGAACGACTTTTAGAAGAGATGAGATTGATGGCTCCTCACTTAAAAACATTAGTAAATCTTGCTATTTCTTATGGAGAAAGATACACTGCAGCAAAAAATGATAGAGGGCTAGTAGACTTTTCTGACCTCGAGCATTATGCCTTAGAGATACTCACTGATCATGATGAGGACGGAAATTTAGTCCCTTCCGCAATCGCAAAGGAATATCAGGAGCGATTTAAAGAAGTGCTCGTGGATGAATACCAGGATACTAATAATCTCCAAGAAACTATTCTTCAATTAGTTAAAAGCGGTGATGAATTAACTGGGAACATGTTCATGGTTGGAGATGTAAAGCAATCTATTTACAGATTCAGACTTGCTGAGCCTATGCTTTTTCTTGGAAAGTATCGCGTATTTAATGAAGAGCCATTAGAATCTGGAGTGAAAATTGATTTAAATGCAAACTTCAGAAGTCGTCAAGAAGTGCTCCACGGAACGAACTATATTTTCCAACAAATTATGGGTGAAAATGTTGGAGAAATAGATTATGATGATGCTGCTTCCCTAAAGCCTCAAGCTCCATATGATGACAAAGACGCAGCGGTAGAGCTTGCGTTGTTATATGAAGTGGAGGATGGTAGTGCCGAGGTAGATGCAGATGAGGAAGATTTTTCATCTGTTGATGCCGAGGAGGAATTAAAAAAATCCCAAGCAGAGGCACGTTATATCATTTCAAAAATAAAAGAAATGATTACGAGCGGACATACAGTCTATGATCCATGGAAAAAGAAAGAACGCCCTGTTCAATATAGCGATATGGTCATTCTTATGCGGTCCATGACCTGGTCGCAGGAAGTCAATGAACAGTTTAAAGAGGCAGGAATTCCTTTATATGCAGAGCTTTCCAAAGGTTACTTTGAAGCGATAGAAGTTCTAATCATGCTACATACCCTACGTACAATTGATAATCCTTACCAGGATATTTCACTAGCTTCTGTTCTTCGAGCACCTTTCGTTGGCTTAACTGAATCAGAGCTTGCGCTTATTCGATTAGCTGCACCGAAGGAGTCATTTTATGAAGCGTTGAAGCTATTTGTCTCTAGTGGAGGAGCTGGCTTATCCTCTGAAACGGCAGAGAAGCTCCAAAGATTCCTGCTACAATTTGAAGATTGGAGAGATCTTAGTAGAAGAGGCTCTTTGGCAGACTTAATATGGCAAATCTATTTGGACACCCATTACTATGAAATAGTAGGCTCTATGCCTAACGGAAAACAGCGCCAAGCGAACCTACGTGTGTTACATGACCGAGCAGTTGCTTATGAAAAGACATCCTTCCGTGGATTGTTCCGTTTCTTACGTTTTATAGATCGGATGAGAAAGCGCGGAGACGATTTAGGCGCAGCTAGATCTATTAGTGAAAAAGAAAATGTTGTTCGCTTAATGACTATCCATTCCTCCAAAGGTCTAGAATTTCCTATCGTGTTCCTCGCAGGGATGGGAAGACCATTTAACCAAATGGACTTTAACGAGTCCTATTTATTTGATCAAAACTTTGGACTTGCCGTAAAGGCAATAGACCCTATCAAACGTATTTCTTTCACATCGCTTCCATTCCTAGCGGTAAAAGAAAAGAAACAAATGGAACTAAAAGCAGAGGAAATGCGAGTTCTCTATGTGGCGATGACTCGTGCCAAGGAGCACTTATTCCTAGTAGCTACTATAAAGGATTTAGCGAAAACCCTAGACAAATGGGAGGATTCTCAAACGCTTATGAGTGATGAAATGATCCCAGATTATAAAAGGGCAAAAGCGAAAGGATATTTGGATTGGATAGGTCCTGCTCTTGCTCGACACCGGGATTATAGTCAGCTATCTCAAATAAACGAGGCAAACATAGTGGAGGGTCCCTCCAAGTGGAATATAGTTGCTAAGCATATAGATGAGCTTAAAGTTCACCAGGAAGAAGAGAAAAAAGAGGAAACTTCACTTCAGGAACTATTGCAGTTGGAAAATCCAGCGTTATTAGAAGATATTAAGAAAATCTTTGATACGCACTACGAATTTGAAGCTTCCACTCATAAACGTTCTAAGCAGTCAGTGAGCGAGATGAAGCGACTACAATTATTGTCCGAGCGCCATGATGAAGAGTTCTTTGGTCCTACTACTACTCCTTTAAAAAGTAAAGTGGCTAAGCGTCCTTTCTTTTTACAGGAAGGAACGAAATTGACAGGAGCCGAAGCAGGTACGGCTGTCCATGCGTTTATGCAACATGTAGATTTATCTGAACGAAAGACCGCAGAACAAGTACTGGCATTTGCAGGGAGGTTAAAAGAACGAGAAATCATTACTAATGCTGAAAAAGAAGCGATTAATCCAGAAAAGATGGTCCCTTTCTTTCATTCCGAAATGGCCGAACGTTTAAGAATTGCTA
- the addB gene encoding helicase-exonuclease AddAB subunit AddB encodes MSLRIISGRSGSGKTKFMQQEIVQSVNAAPFGDPIFYIVPDQMSFSSEYDMAADSGVTGIIRAQVSTFKRLAWRVLQETGGIAKEEISGFGYRMLIRSLLEDNKDEFTLFKRASTKRGFTDQIEVLLKEFSRYCVDSSSMSNAFSSLKAVDAPQTLLDKSSDIMMMLDLIEQRLGTSYVDGEGYLTLLANNIKDSYLLETSEIYIDGFTSFTARELEIIQALMKKVKRLSIALPMESLSDAFDEQSLFFQPANTAARLIEMAQTENVQVEETKHFTDQRRFVAEELAHIEANFDQIPTPQIMSNGALRLTEAMNRRAEIHAVARQIRDLAQFKNVRYNEMAILHRDTESYEGLIETTFPQYEIPFFISKKKSMLHHPLIELSRTVLEIIQSDWKYEPMFRAIKTDLFFPIDAPKTMWRERADRLENFVLSFGIYGDRWFDSRRWVYKKYRGLEFYSKVQTDEELSIQADIHAARDILIQPIKNLADALEECNTGKEIAIALYTFMESLQVYEKLQKLKEVEEESGQLLLATEHDQAWNEWVDVLDQFVLMFGEKEMSLEETMKILDEGYDQLEFSRIPPSIDQVIVGNVDTARLTNIKAVFVVGVNDGVFPKRIDHEGLLSDTEREWFAQVGFELAPTSRMRLLDENYLTYKAFATPSHYLYVSYAIADSEGKAQLPSMYISKLQQLVGGVPLEIAVIDPSDVKDPSFSMTLISHPRTTLAYLSMQLRQALQSGELSDEWQAVYQYYMEDPYWSTLIKRIIRPMLRGNKTDLLSSDITAALYGETINSSVSRVEKYYSCPFAHFAGYGLKLEERSEYRLEAPAMGDLFHAAMKWISDETSRLDLTWGQLTRAQCMQFAKQAVDHIVPIFVHQLLLSTNRYRYIQRKLEQIVGNTLVALSRHSKVSGFVPIAIEAGFGPGEQLPPLEIPLKHRRKMQLRGRIDRVDAANVNGNMFMRIIDYKSSKKGLDLNEVYHGISLQLLTYLDVAVENAKIWLQEEAEPAGVLYVHMHNPFIQSEKELEDEELQDSIYKSYKMNGLLLSDPEVITEMDEQIDGFSKVIPVRMNKDGSLSKSSSKVVEPNQMKLLQTFVRKKHEQAGNGMNAGDTRVYPYVMKDKMPCQFCSYRSVCQFDPQDPEQKVRVLKVDKPDVIADKIQKEMSTNEDS; translated from the coding sequence TTGTCATTACGAATTATTAGTGGTCGGTCTGGATCCGGTAAGACAAAGTTTATGCAACAAGAAATTGTTCAATCAGTAAATGCGGCTCCATTCGGAGATCCGATTTTTTATATAGTACCTGACCAAATGTCATTTTCCAGTGAATACGACATGGCCGCTGATTCTGGGGTAACTGGAATTATTCGCGCCCAAGTGAGTACATTTAAACGGCTTGCCTGGCGTGTTCTTCAAGAAACAGGTGGGATAGCTAAAGAAGAGATTAGCGGCTTTGGCTATCGTATGCTTATTCGTAGCTTATTAGAGGACAACAAGGACGAATTTACTTTGTTTAAGCGTGCATCTACTAAGCGGGGGTTCACCGACCAAATAGAGGTGCTATTGAAGGAATTTAGTCGTTATTGCGTGGACTCCTCTTCGATGAGCAATGCCTTTAGCAGCTTAAAGGCTGTCGATGCCCCTCAAACATTATTAGATAAATCCTCGGATATTATGATGATGCTTGATTTAATCGAACAAAGGCTAGGGACAAGCTATGTAGACGGAGAAGGGTATTTAACACTACTCGCAAATAATATTAAGGACTCCTATCTTTTGGAAACCTCAGAAATTTATATTGATGGTTTCACCTCCTTTACCGCTCGAGAGCTAGAAATTATCCAAGCATTGATGAAAAAGGTAAAAAGACTATCTATCGCACTGCCAATGGAGAGTCTTTCAGATGCCTTTGATGAGCAATCTCTTTTCTTCCAGCCTGCTAATACAGCTGCTAGATTAATTGAAATGGCTCAGACTGAAAACGTTCAGGTAGAGGAAACGAAGCATTTTACAGATCAAAGACGGTTCGTAGCAGAAGAGCTTGCTCATATTGAAGCTAATTTCGACCAAATCCCAACTCCTCAAATTATGTCTAATGGAGCACTAAGGCTAACGGAGGCGATGAATAGACGCGCCGAGATTCATGCAGTTGCTAGACAAATTAGAGATTTAGCTCAATTTAAAAATGTCCGCTATAACGAAATGGCAATATTACACCGAGATACTGAAAGTTATGAAGGGCTAATAGAGACAACTTTTCCCCAATATGAAATCCCATTTTTTATAAGTAAAAAGAAATCTATGCTTCATCATCCTCTGATCGAGCTCAGCAGAACGGTTTTAGAAATTATTCAATCGGATTGGAAATATGAGCCAATGTTCCGAGCGATTAAAACGGATCTATTCTTCCCGATTGATGCACCTAAAACGATGTGGAGAGAACGAGCGGATCGTTTAGAGAATTTCGTGCTGTCCTTTGGTATATACGGGGATAGATGGTTCGATAGTCGAAGATGGGTGTACAAAAAGTATAGAGGCCTAGAATTCTATTCAAAGGTACAAACGGATGAAGAGCTTAGTATTCAGGCTGATATTCACGCGGCGAGAGATATTCTTATCCAGCCGATAAAGAATTTGGCAGATGCCCTGGAGGAATGTAATACAGGAAAAGAAATTGCTATTGCGCTCTATACCTTTATGGAATCCTTACAGGTGTACGAAAAACTGCAAAAACTTAAAGAAGTGGAGGAGGAAAGCGGACAGCTGTTGCTGGCTACAGAGCATGACCAAGCGTGGAATGAATGGGTCGATGTGCTAGATCAATTTGTTCTAATGTTCGGAGAGAAGGAAATGTCTCTCGAAGAGACTATGAAAATACTTGACGAGGGCTATGACCAGCTAGAGTTTTCTCGCATTCCTCCATCGATTGATCAGGTGATTGTTGGAAACGTGGATACTGCGCGTCTGACGAATATAAAAGCGGTTTTTGTAGTTGGAGTGAACGATGGTGTGTTTCCAAAAAGAATCGATCACGAGGGTTTGCTGTCGGATACGGAGCGTGAGTGGTTCGCCCAAGTAGGCTTTGAGCTCGCACCGACTTCTCGAATGAGATTGCTCGATGAAAATTACTTGACTTATAAAGCCTTTGCTACGCCTTCTCACTATTTGTATGTTTCCTATGCTATTGCCGATAGTGAAGGGAAGGCTCAGTTGCCTTCTATGTATATTAGTAAGCTCCAACAGCTTGTAGGAGGGGTACCACTAGAGATAGCGGTAATCGATCCTTCTGATGTAAAGGATCCTAGCTTTAGTATGACGTTAATCAGCCACCCGAGAACTACTCTTGCTTACCTGTCGATGCAGTTACGACAGGCTTTACAGTCTGGAGAGTTATCAGATGAATGGCAGGCTGTGTATCAGTATTATATGGAGGATCCTTATTGGTCTACGCTTATTAAGCGAATTATTCGTCCAATGCTGCGTGGAAACAAAACAGACCTTCTATCCTCGGATATAACGGCTGCTTTATACGGGGAAACGATTAATTCCAGTGTTTCAAGAGTTGAAAAGTATTATAGCTGTCCGTTTGCCCACTTTGCTGGTTATGGGTTAAAGCTAGAGGAGCGTTCTGAATATCGCTTAGAGGCACCGGCTATGGGAGATCTTTTTCATGCTGCAATGAAATGGATTTCAGATGAAACCTCTCGCTTAGATTTAACGTGGGGACAGTTGACTAGAGCCCAATGCATGCAGTTTGCCAAGCAGGCAGTGGATCATATCGTACCAATTTTTGTGCATCAGCTATTGTTGAGTACAAATCGTTATCGTTATATTCAAAGAAAATTAGAGCAAATCGTCGGAAACACGTTAGTGGCATTAAGCAGACATTCCAAAGTATCTGGCTTCGTACCAATTGCGATCGAGGCAGGCTTTGGTCCAGGCGAACAATTGCCACCTCTAGAGATACCATTAAAACATAGACGTAAGATGCAATTGCGTGGAAGAATTGACCGAGTGGACGCAGCGAATGTAAATGGCAATATGTTCATGCGCATCATTGATTATAAGTCCTCCAAAAAAGGTCTTGATCTCAATGAAGTGTATCACGGTATTTCCTTACAGCTGTTAACGTACTTAGACGTCGCTGTAGAAAATGCTAAAATATGGCTCCAGGAAGAAGCAGAGCCTGCTGGTGTACTTTACGTTCATATGCATAATCCGTTTATTCAAAGCGAGAAGGAATTAGAGGATGAGGAGCTACAGGATTCAATATATAAATCCTATAAAATGAATGGACTGTTGTTATCTGACCCAGAAGTGATTACAGAGATGGACGAGCAAATAGATGGGTTTTCGAAGGTTATTCCTGTCCGGATGAACAAGGACGGCAGCCTTTCTAAATCCTCGTCTAAAGTTGTAGAACCAAATCAAATGAAACTTCTTCAAACCTTTGTCCGTAAAAAACATGAACAGGCTGGGAACGGCATGAACGCAGGAGATACGAGAGTATATCCATATGTCATGAAGGATAAGATGCCTTGCCAATTTTGCTCATATAGGAGCGTTTGTCAATTCGACCCGCAGGATCCGGAGCAAAAGGTCCGAGTGTTAAAAGTAGATAAACCAGATGTTATAGCGGACAAGATACAAAAGGAGATGAGTACAAATGAAGATTCCTAA
- the lepB gene encoding signal peptidase I: MSKFKQETMEWVIAITIAIAIVVVVRMFLVTNYEVSGKSMMPTLADKDRVLISKISPINRMDVIIFNNGEEDFVKRVIGLPGDTIRYENDELFVNEKQVKEPFLESNLAYKNPDEHFTEDFNLLELTGSKTVPKGKLFVLGDNRIASLDSRYFHFIDKDEVIGEVKFKYLPLADATFNFTSE, from the coding sequence TTGAGTAAATTTAAGCAGGAGACAATGGAATGGGTCATTGCCATAACTATCGCTATAGCTATTGTAGTCGTAGTTCGAATGTTTCTTGTAACAAATTATGAAGTTAGTGGTAAGTCGATGATGCCAACCCTTGCGGATAAGGATAGGGTTTTAATTAGTAAAATCTCACCGATCAACCGTATGGACGTCATCATTTTTAACAATGGTGAGGAAGACTTTGTAAAGCGTGTTATTGGGTTGCCGGGAGATACAATCCGGTATGAAAATGATGAGCTATTTGTGAACGAAAAACAGGTAAAGGAGCCATTTCTAGAAAGTAATCTTGCTTATAAAAATCCAGATGAACATTTTACGGAAGACTTTAATTTACTTGAACTAACTGGCAGTAAAACGGTACCGAAAGGCAAACTTTTTGTACTAGGAGATAATCGAATTGCTAGTCTAGACAGTCGGTATTTTCATTTTATAGATAAAGATGAAGTTATTGGAGAGGTTAAATTCAAATACCTTCCATTGGCAGATGCTACCTTCAATTTTACGTCCGAATAA
- a CDS encoding TVP38/TMEM64 family protein: protein MPDWLSFETLTDLTKEYRTLGPIIGILLPFLEAFLPFLPLVVFIVANVAAYGLLFGFLLSWVGSFVGAYTVFLVIRKYGRARVLGFITRHERIQKLILWVERNGFGPLFLLICFPFTPSALVNIVAGLSNIKKHTYLWTVASGKLIMIFVVSFIGSDLKALVTQPVRTAIVILIIAILWFIGKHVEKRIEKRVEEDISGVNIKRKRKRGETFE, encoded by the coding sequence ATGCCAGATTGGTTATCGTTTGAGACACTTACTGATTTAACAAAAGAATATCGGACACTTGGCCCGATTATCGGCATTCTTCTGCCCTTTCTGGAAGCCTTTCTGCCATTTTTACCATTAGTGGTTTTTATCGTTGCTAACGTAGCTGCTTATGGTTTATTGTTTGGATTTTTATTATCATGGGTTGGTTCCTTTGTTGGAGCTTATACCGTCTTTTTAGTTATTCGTAAATATGGACGGGCCAGAGTTTTAGGTTTTATAACTAGGCATGAAAGAATACAAAAATTAATATTATGGGTAGAGAGGAATGGTTTTGGACCACTATTCCTATTGATCTGTTTCCCTTTTACTCCATCTGCTCTGGTTAATATCGTAGCAGGGTTATCAAATATAAAAAAACATACGTATTTATGGACTGTAGCCTCAGGAAAGCTCATTATGATTTTTGTCGTTAGCTTTATCGGCTCAGATCTTAAAGCACTTGTGACACAACCGGTTCGAACTGCAATTGTTATCCTAATCATTGCTATCTTATGGTTTATAGGAAAGCATGTGGAAAAAAGAATTGAAAAGAGAGTAGAAGAAGACATAAGTGGAGTCAATATAAAAAGAAAGAGAAAAAGAGGAGAGACATTTGAGTAA
- a CDS encoding AzlC family ABC transporter permease, which produces MRDGLSIAIGYFPVALTFGLLAKTSGLSLLEATAMSIFVYAGAAQYMSLTLITKGVDPILIVLNTFVVNIRHFLMTASLNEKMQSEKRWIKGIYAFGITDEAFSVLATKKGEKISTPFAFGVVIIAYSSWVVFTAIGHAIGANLPAFLKAAMAIALYAMFIGLLVPSMKGNRKVVMLALISAVINAFFYWTSLLSTGWSILVATLASSILVEIIYARKQKSLPKGVL; this is translated from the coding sequence ATGCGGGATGGACTAAGTATCGCTATTGGTTATTTTCCCGTGGCTCTCACCTTTGGCCTATTAGCAAAAACCTCAGGATTGTCTCTTCTGGAGGCAACCGCCATGAGCATATTTGTTTACGCTGGAGCAGCCCAATATATGTCCTTAACGCTTATTACAAAAGGGGTAGACCCTATATTAATTGTATTAAATACTTTTGTAGTGAATATCCGTCACTTTCTTATGACGGCATCACTCAATGAAAAGATGCAAAGCGAGAAACGATGGATTAAAGGCATTTATGCATTTGGGATAACGGACGAAGCCTTTTCGGTTCTTGCTACTAAAAAAGGCGAGAAAATTTCCACCCCGTTTGCATTTGGTGTCGTGATTATTGCCTATAGTAGCTGGGTTGTCTTCACTGCAATTGGTCATGCGATTGGTGCAAACCTCCCTGCTTTTTTAAAAGCAGCGATGGCTATAGCTTTATATGCCATGTTCATAGGATTACTAGTCCCGTCTATGAAGGGTAACCGAAAAGTAGTGATGCTAGCCCTCATTTCTGCTGTGATTAATGCTTTTTTTTACTGGACTAGCTTACTTTCTACTGGATGGTCTATATTAGTCGCAACGCTTGCTTCTTCTATTCTAGTTGAAATCATCTATGCAAGAAAACAAAAAAGCTTGCCAAAAGGAGTGTTATAA
- a CDS encoding AzlD domain-containing protein, which yields MGSWYWWMLFGMAVVTYIPRAFPLTFLEGKELPPVLSGILRNIPFAVLGALIFPAVLYIQEGDILFGFIGAIIAFTLAFLFQNVMVVVLGTVGFLAVYSLFI from the coding sequence TTGGGTAGTTGGTATTGGTGGATGCTCTTTGGCATGGCAGTTGTTACTTACATTCCTCGGGCATTTCCTTTAACATTTTTGGAAGGCAAGGAACTGCCACCTGTTCTTTCAGGTATATTACGTAATATACCTTTTGCTGTTTTAGGAGCATTAATATTTCCAGCAGTTTTATACATACAAGAAGGCGATATATTATTTGGTTTTATAGGCGCTATCATTGCTTTTACTCTCGCCTTTTTATTTCAAAATGTGATGGTTGTCGTCCTTGGAACAGTTGGTTTTTTAGCAGTTTATAGCCTCTTTATATAA
- a CDS encoding ATP-binding cassette domain-containing protein has protein sequence MIEFKNVSKTFRLGKREVHAVKDVSLKIKEGEIFGIIGFSGAGKSTLLRLVNMLERPSAGSVFIQNIDVKSLTSKQLRARRRNIGMIFQNFNLFHSRTVGGNIAYPLKLAGLSKNEITKRVNELLSFVGLSDKEKDYPSQLSGGQKQRVGIARALATSPDILICDEATSALDPETTAEILRLLKKVNKEFGITILLITHEMHVIQSICDRVAVMENGEVIESGDVFDVFTDPQHLTSQRFIRSVQQDLPSPQILEDWRSRGGNGFYRVIFKGDVTNKAILSQVTQKHRIHFNIVYGSIRELQERLFGDLIVSFEGDTVAIQSAINELETIVDIQEVAKHEG, from the coding sequence ATGATCGAGTTTAAAAATGTTTCCAAGACCTTTCGTCTTGGCAAGCGGGAGGTGCATGCAGTAAAAGATGTTTCTCTAAAAATAAAAGAAGGTGAGATATTTGGCATTATAGGATTTAGTGGTGCAGGAAAGAGTACGCTGCTTCGACTAGTTAATATGCTGGAACGTCCTTCTGCAGGCTCTGTATTTATTCAGAATATCGATGTCAAATCATTGACTTCCAAACAGTTACGAGCAAGACGAAGAAATATTGGAATGATTTTTCAAAACTTTAACTTGTTCCACTCTCGCACAGTTGGCGGAAATATTGCTTACCCTCTAAAGCTAGCAGGCTTGAGTAAAAATGAAATTACAAAAAGGGTGAACGAACTTCTTAGCTTTGTCGGGCTCTCTGATAAAGAGAAAGATTATCCAAGCCAGTTGTCTGGTGGTCAAAAACAACGTGTTGGTATTGCTCGGGCACTTGCTACCTCACCTGATATTCTCATTTGTGACGAAGCAACTTCTGCATTGGATCCAGAAACTACTGCAGAAATCCTTCGCTTACTTAAAAAGGTGAATAAGGAATTTGGAATTACCATTTTGTTAATCACACATGAAATGCACGTCATTCAGTCCATTTGCGATCGAGTAGCTGTCATGGAAAATGGAGAGGTTATTGAATCAGGAGACGTATTCGATGTATTTACTGATCCACAGCATCTTACCTCTCAGCGCTTTATACGATCTGTGCAACAGGATTTACCTTCTCCTCAAATCTTAGAGGATTGGCGTTCTCGAGGAGGCAACGGCTTTTATCGAGTAATCTTCAAGGGCGACGTAACAAATAAAGCCATTTTATCTCAAGTAACTCAGAAGCATCGCATTCATTTCAATATTGTTTATGGTTCTATACGAGAGTTACAGGAAAGGCTTTTTGGAGATTTAATCGTGTCTTTTGAAGGCGACACCGTGGCAATTCAAAGTGCCATTAATGAGCTAGAGACAATCGTTGACATTCAGGAGGTGGCAAAGCATGAAGGTTGA
- a CDS encoding methionine ABC transporter permease — MKVDWSTFWPRIVEATGETIIMVIATLIFGSILGITIGLLLFVTRERNILENKIVFQVLNILINIIRPIPFIIFLVAISQLTRLVMGSTIGTAAAIFPMTIVASFSIARVVENNLVSIDPGVIEAAQAMGASPLRIIFTVLIPEALGPLILGLTFITVSLIDFSAVAGTVGGGGLGHIAMTYGYQRFDGSVMLVTVIILIVLVQLAQWLGNALSKKFIRR; from the coding sequence ATGAAGGTTGATTGGAGTACTTTCTGGCCGAGGATTGTAGAAGCAACAGGAGAAACCATTATTATGGTGATTGCCACTCTTATCTTTGGTTCTATTTTAGGAATAACGATTGGTCTTCTATTATTTGTAACACGAGAAAGAAACATTTTAGAAAATAAAATTGTATTTCAGGTGTTGAACATCTTGATTAATATTATTCGACCAATTCCCTTTATCATCTTTTTAGTAGCCATCTCGCAGCTCACTAGATTAGTAATGGGATCTACGATTGGTACTGCGGCCGCCATTTTTCCAATGACAATCGTCGCCAGCTTCTCTATTGCTCGAGTAGTTGAAAATAACTTAGTGAGTATAGATCCCGGAGTAATTGAAGCGGCTCAAGCAATGGGTGCTAGTCCATTACGGATTATATTCACAGTTTTAATACCAGAAGCATTAGGACCTCTTATTCTCGGTTTAACCTTTATAACTGTTAGCTTAATAGACTTTTCTGCTGTGGCAGGAACAGTCGGTGGAGGCGGACTCGGTCATATAGCAATGACCTATGGATATCAGCGTTTCGACGGAAGTGTTATGCTCGTAACCGTTATAATACTCATCGTTTTAGTTCAGCTTGCCCAGTGGTTAGGAAATGCATTATCTAAAAAATTCATCAGACGATAA